A stretch of DNA from Sandaracinaceae bacterium:
GTCGGAAAGAGCCTCGGGCCAACGCGAAAGCTGAGCGGGCGAAACATGAGCACCTCCAGGAAACGACCGCCCGCGCGAGTTGACACGGCAACGGAAGCGCCTATTACCTGCTCCCTATGCCTCGTCAGTTCAAGGTCGCAGTGGTCGGTGCCACCGGTGCCGTCGGTCAAGAGATGTTGCGCGTGCTCGAAGAGCGGAATTTTCCGGTCGGCGAGCTCGTGCCGGTCGCCTCGGCGCGGAGCGCGGGCAAGACTGTGACCTTCAAGGGACAGGAGCACACCGTGGTGGCGATCTCGCCGGAGGCCTTCGACGGCGTCGAGCTGGCGTTGTTCTCGGCGGGCGGCGGCACGTCGCTCGAGTGGTCGCCCATCGCGGCCAGCAAGGGCGCGCTGGTGGTGGACAACAGCTCGGCGTGGCGGCGCGACCCCGAGGTCCCCCTCGTCGTGCCCGAGGTCAACCTGGACCACGCCGCCAATCGGCCCAAGGGCATCATCGCGAACCCCAACTGCAGCACCATCCAGATGGTGGTCGCGCTCAAGCCCATCCACGACGCCGCGCGTCTGAAGCGCGTCGTCGTCGCCACGTACCAGGCCATCAGCGGCGCGGGCGCGCAGGCCGTCGAGGCGTTCCGCACGCAGGCGCGCGAGTACGGCGAGGGCAAGGACCCGAAGGACATCACGGCCGGCAAGCTGGGCGACGTCCTGGCGGGTTCGCTGCTGATGCGCTGGACCCCCGACGCGGCCAGCGGCTACCAGGAAGAAGAGCTGAAGATGGTCGTCGAGACCCAGAAGATCTTCGGCGACGACACCATCCGCGTGTCCCCGACGGCCGTGCGCGTGCCGGTGGAGTCGGGCCACAGCGAGGCTGTGACGGTGGAGACCCACGAGCCAATGGACGCGGCGCGTGCGCGTGCGCTGCTGGAGAAGGCCCCCGGTGTCGTCGTCGTCGACGACTTCGCGGCCGGCGTGTACCCCAAGCCCGCGGACGCCGTGGGTCAGGACCCCGTCTACGTGGGGCGCATCCGCGACGACGTGGGCAACCCCGGCGGCATCCAGATGTGGGTCGTCTCGGACAACCTCCGCAAGGGCGCGGCCCTGAACGCCGTGCAGATCGCGGAGGGTGTGCTCATCGGTCCCGACGCGTTCAAGCGATGACGTTTTGTCACGGTCCGGCAGGTCAATCGCCGGTCCGTGCCAGAATGTCCGGTCGCGCGCACACAGCCGTGACAAGATACGAGAATCACGCTTCGCCGAGGCTCGCCGAGCTGGCGCGGCCCTTGCTAGAGAACCGGGAACTTATGCGTATCCCACGCGCCTTGGCGCTCCTTGCACCCGTCCTGCTCTCCCTCCCCTCGTCAGCCGCCGCGCAGACGCAGGGGGAAATCACCATCACGATGACCTCCGTGTCCCAGGGCGGCACGCAGATCCGCTCGACGGTGGAGGACGAGGACTTCTCCACCCGCGGCTTCAACGCCGACGAGTGCGATATCGCAGACGACATTACAGCTCAGTTCGCTCTGCTGAACCTTCCAACCGCAACGACCTTCGTCGATGCCTGGCTCGGCAACAGCTCCCAGGACTGCTCCACAGCGGATGCGCGCCAGACGGGCACACAGCGCCAGTGCATCCACCTCGGCAACCCATCCGTGGCGTCCAACACCATCTCGGTTCCGCTCTCCGAGATGCTGAATCCAGATGACAGCGCCTGCGACGGAACGCCGCAGAACGGCGCCAAGTTCAACCTCTGGCTCTTCGCGACGAACTCCACGGAGACCACCGGCGAGGTGGACGTCTCCCAGTTTGGCTACGTGACGTTCACCATCGATGTCGCCGCGCCGGAGGTCCCGGCGCTCGATGCGACGACGCTCACAGGAGGCAGCGCTGTCTCGGTCTCGTGGGCCACGCCCGTCGGCGAGATCAGTCCCCAGTTCCGCGTGTTCGTGGATGACTCCGTCGCGGACTGCAGCGCGGCGAGTTCGCTGATGCCCGGCGGTGAAGCGCCGGACGACTCGACACACCAGACCACTGACAGCGACTACAGCGTAACCCTCTCGGGTTTCGCGGTCGGACGCGAAGTGGCGGTGTACGTCGCGTCGGTCGACCAATCCGAGAA
This window harbors:
- a CDS encoding aspartate-semialdehyde dehydrogenase, with translation MPRQFKVAVVGATGAVGQEMLRVLEERNFPVGELVPVASARSAGKTVTFKGQEHTVVAISPEAFDGVELALFSAGGGTSLEWSPIAASKGALVVDNSSAWRRDPEVPLVVPEVNLDHAANRPKGIIANPNCSTIQMVVALKPIHDAARLKRVVVATYQAISGAGAQAVEAFRTQAREYGEGKDPKDITAGKLGDVLAGSLLMRWTPDAASGYQEEELKMVVETQKIFGDDTIRVSPTAVRVPVESGHSEAVTVETHEPMDAARARALLEKAPGVVVVDDFAAGVYPKPADAVGQDPVYVGRIRDDVGNPGGIQMWVVSDNLRKGAALNAVQIAEGVLIGPDAFKR